A window from Sinanaerobacter sp. ZZT-01 encodes these proteins:
- a CDS encoding A24 family peptidase yields the protein MNVCIWMLSVPILAYGAYQDWKYRIVPNKVPAGLAILAVIEMIISIFGNNNFFISVSISERIFGVIVPALILFLLYVVQEDGIGGGDYKLIIALGALIGATQLSIVAFVACLIALCYCFMKQVRSVPFAIMVFVGYIFLLIFREI from the coding sequence ATGAACGTGTGTATTTGGATGCTATCTGTGCCAATTTTGGCATATGGTGCATATCAAGATTGGAAATATCGAATCGTCCCCAATAAAGTACCTGCAGGGTTAGCAATTCTAGCTGTTATAGAAATGATAATTTCGATTTTTGGTAATAACAATTTTTTTATTTCAGTTAGTATCAGTGAAAGAATCTTTGGGGTAATTGTGCCTGCATTGATTCTTTTTTTATTATATGTTGTTCAGGAGGATGGCATTGGAGGTGGCGATTATAAGCTAATTATAGCATTAGGAGCGTTAATCGGGGCAACACAACTCAGTATAGTGGCATTTGTGGCTTGCCTGATCGCTTTATGTTATTGCTTCATGAAGCAGGTACGTTCAGTACCTTTTGCAATTATGGTGTTCGTTGGATATATCTTTCTGTTGATATTCCGTGAAATATAA